From Thalassotalea euphylliae, the proteins below share one genomic window:
- the cysN gene encoding sulfate adenylyltransferase subunit CysN — protein MSHQSDLIEQDIEAYLKQHENKELVRFLTCGSVDDGKSTLIGRLLHDSKMIFEDQLAAIEKDSKKSGTTGEAVDLALLVDGLQSEREQGITIDVAYRYFSTEKRKFIIADTPGHEQYTRNMATGASTCDLAIILIDARRGVQVQTRRHSFICSLLGIKHVLVAVNKMDLVEYDQDRYQQIKKDYREFAEALNFDDIRFVPISALNGDNVVDESENMPWYPGATMMKLLNTIKVEPANQLSEFRFPVQYVNRPHLNFRGFAGTVAAGQVRVGDTVVALPSGKESEVKSIVTFDGELERAELGQAVTLTLTDEIDISRGEMIVRKGSSIVSSKEFNASVVWMHDDALETGREYYIKHGSKLTTGHVSSIVSRTDVNTLEQSEATNLALNEIGSVNFEVAQVLHFDPYQTNPETGAFIIIDRLTNITVGAGMINHETQKDEAQTFSAFEIEFNALVRKHFPHWRARDIAKLFN, from the coding sequence ATGAGTCACCAATCAGACTTAATTGAACAAGACATTGAAGCTTACTTAAAGCAGCATGAAAACAAAGAGCTGGTTCGCTTTTTAACTTGCGGTAGTGTTGACGACGGCAAAAGTACACTTATTGGTCGCTTACTTCACGACTCAAAAATGATTTTTGAAGATCAGTTAGCGGCGATAGAAAAAGACAGCAAGAAATCAGGTACAACCGGTGAAGCGGTTGATTTAGCGTTACTTGTTGACGGTTTGCAGTCGGAGCGAGAGCAAGGTATCACTATAGATGTTGCCTATCGTTACTTCTCTACTGAAAAGCGCAAATTTATCATCGCCGACACCCCTGGCCATGAGCAATATACTCGTAACATGGCAACGGGTGCATCGACGTGTGATTTAGCGATCATCTTAATTGATGCACGTCGAGGTGTGCAGGTTCAAACGCGTCGTCACTCGTTTATTTGCTCATTACTCGGCATCAAGCACGTGCTAGTTGCGGTGAACAAAATGGATTTGGTGGAATACGACCAAGATCGTTACCAGCAAATCAAAAAAGACTACCGTGAATTTGCCGAAGCACTGAATTTTGATGATATTCGCTTTGTGCCAATTTCGGCGCTTAACGGTGATAATGTTGTTGATGAAAGTGAAAATATGCCTTGGTACCCCGGTGCGACCATGATGAAATTACTCAACACCATCAAGGTTGAGCCTGCGAATCAATTAAGTGAATTCCGCTTTCCTGTGCAATATGTCAATCGCCCACACCTTAACTTCCGCGGTTTTGCCGGTACGGTAGCTGCTGGCCAAGTACGTGTGGGGGATACGGTTGTCGCTTTGCCATCGGGCAAAGAGAGCGAAGTCAAATCTATCGTCACTTTCGATGGCGAGCTTGAGCGCGCAGAGCTCGGCCAAGCGGTAACACTAACGCTGACCGACGAAATTGATATCAGTCGCGGTGAAATGATAGTACGCAAAGGCAGTAGCATTGTTTCGTCTAAAGAATTCAACGCCTCTGTGGTTTGGATGCACGATGACGCGTTAGAAACGGGCCGTGAATACTACATTAAACACGGCAGCAAACTGACGACGGGTCATGTATCGAGCATTGTTAGCCGAACGGATGTTAACACCTTAGAGCAAAGTGAGGCGACTAATTTAGCGCTAAACGAAATCGGCTCAGTGAATTTTGAAGTGGCTCAAGTGTTGCACTTTGACCCCTACCAAACAAACCCAGAGACAGGTGCGTTTATCATTATTGATCGCCTAACGAACATTACTGTTGGCGCCGGTATGATCAACCACGAAACGCAAAAAGATGAAGCACAAACCTTCTCTGCGTTTGAAATCGAGTTTAATGCCTTAGTACGCAAGCATTTCCCGCATTGGCGCGCGCGCGATATTGCTAAGTTATTCAATTAA
- a CDS encoding NAD-dependent epimerase: MKYLVTGAAGFIGFHVVQRLLALGHYVVGIDNLNDYYDVNLKKARLAQLNDHKLFHCEQLDLVDRDGIAALFCREKFTRVIHLAAQAGVRYSIDNPMAYADANLVGHLTILEGCRNTKVEHLVYASSSSVYGLNNKTPFATADAVDHPVSLYAATKKSNELMSHTYSHLYGLPTTGLRFFTVYGPWGRPDMALFKFTKAIFEGQAIDIYNHGDMRRDFTYIDDIVEGVIRVQAQVPASNCDWRVEIGSAASSSAPYRVLNIGNGQPVKLMSFVESLEQAIGRKAKKHMVPMQPGDVYQTYADVEELFSATGYKPQVKVEEGVQHFVDWYRRYYQI; this comes from the coding sequence GTGAAATATTTAGTCACAGGAGCGGCAGGCTTTATCGGCTTTCACGTCGTTCAGCGATTACTGGCACTGGGTCATTATGTGGTCGGGATTGATAATCTCAACGACTATTACGACGTAAACTTAAAAAAAGCACGACTAGCGCAGCTCAATGACCATAAATTGTTTCATTGTGAGCAACTCGACCTTGTCGATCGAGATGGCATCGCCGCCCTGTTTTGCCGAGAAAAGTTTACTCGAGTAATACACCTAGCTGCCCAGGCTGGCGTTCGATACTCCATCGACAACCCGATGGCATACGCAGATGCTAACCTAGTTGGACACCTAACCATATTGGAAGGCTGTCGCAATACCAAGGTCGAGCATCTCGTATACGCCTCTTCTAGCTCTGTGTATGGTCTCAACAATAAAACGCCTTTTGCGACTGCTGATGCTGTTGACCATCCCGTATCTTTGTATGCAGCAACCAAAAAGTCTAATGAGCTAATGTCGCATACCTATTCCCACTTGTATGGCTTGCCGACCACAGGTTTGCGTTTTTTCACTGTATATGGCCCTTGGGGTAGGCCAGATATGGCATTGTTCAAGTTCACTAAGGCGATTTTTGAAGGCCAAGCCATCGATATTTATAATCACGGTGACATGAGGCGAGACTTCACCTACATTGACGATATTGTTGAAGGCGTTATTCGCGTTCAGGCTCAGGTGCCAGCTAGCAATTGTGATTGGCGCGTTGAAATAGGTAGTGCCGCATCGAGCAGCGCGCCATATCGGGTGCTTAATATTGGTAATGGTCAGCCAGTTAAGCTGATGTCGTTTGTCGAGTCACTTGAGCAAGCAATTGGGCGTAAAGCGAAAAAACACATGGTGCCAATGCAGCCGGGGGACGTTTATCAAACATATGCCGATGTTGAAGAGCTGTTTTCTGCAACTGGCTATAAACCTCAGGTGAAAGTAGAAGAGGGCGTTCAGCACTTTGTTGACTGGTATCGCCGTTATTACCAAATTTAA
- the cysD gene encoding sulfate adenylyltransferase subunit CysD, with amino-acid sequence MNLTHLQKLEAESIHIIREVAAEFDKPVMLYSVGKDSAVLLHLARKAFAPGKIPFPLLHVDTDWKFKEMIQFRDQMAEKYGFELLVHKNPDGIAMGMNPFDYGSAKHTDVMKTQGLKQALDKYQFDAAFGGARRDEEKSRAKERVYSFRDKNHRWDPKSQRPELWNVYNGKVNKGESIRVFPLSNWTELDIWQYIYLENIEIVPLYLSAERPVVERDGTLIMVDDERMPLGENETPMMKKVRFRTLGCYPLTGAVESEAATLPDIIQEMLLTKTSERQGRVIDHDSSGSMEKKKMEGYF; translated from the coding sequence ATGAACTTAACACACCTACAAAAGCTCGAAGCTGAATCTATTCACATTATTCGCGAAGTAGCTGCGGAATTTGACAAACCCGTCATGCTTTACTCGGTTGGTAAAGACTCTGCGGTTCTTTTGCACTTGGCACGCAAAGCATTTGCACCAGGTAAAATTCCTTTCCCACTACTGCACGTTGATACCGACTGGAAATTCAAAGAAATGATCCAGTTTCGCGATCAAATGGCGGAAAAATATGGGTTTGAGCTGCTTGTTCATAAAAACCCTGACGGTATAGCGATGGGCATGAATCCGTTTGATTACGGCAGTGCTAAACATACCGACGTCATGAAAACGCAAGGGCTCAAGCAGGCGTTAGATAAATATCAGTTTGATGCCGCGTTTGGCGGTGCTCGTCGCGATGAAGAGAAATCTCGTGCGAAAGAGCGCGTTTACTCGTTCCGTGATAAAAATCACCGCTGGGATCCGAAAAGTCAGCGCCCTGAGTTGTGGAATGTCTACAACGGCAAGGTAAATAAAGGCGAAAGCATTCGCGTATTCCCGCTGTCTAACTGGACTGAGCTTGATATTTGGCAATATATCTATTTAGAAAACATTGAAATTGTGCCGCTTTACTTATCCGCTGAGCGCCCAGTAGTAGAGCGCGACGGTACCTTGATCATGGTGGATGACGAGCGCATGCCACTGGGTGAAAACGAAACACCGATGATGAAAAAAGTTCGCTTTAGAACGTTAGGCTGCTACCCGTTAACCGGGGCCGTTGAATCAGAAGCAGCAACTTTGCCTGATATTATTCAGGAAATGTTACTTACCAAAACTTCAGAGCGCCAAGGTCGCGTGATTGACCATGACTCTTCTGGCTCGATGGAGAAGAAAAAAATGGAAGGCTATTTCTAA
- the galE gene encoding UDP-glucose 4-epimerase GalE: protein MSLLLTGGMGYIGSHTVVELLSRDQDVVIFDNLANASEAVLTRIEQITSRKPHFVKGDICSREDLEQVFSNFNIEAVIHFAGLKAVGESTEIPLSYYHNNVSGSVNLFEVMAKHHCKRLVFSSSATVYGEHNQSPLVETMPTSATNPYGQTKLMIEHILQDLAKSDPQWSIVNLRYFNPIGAHQSGLIGENPKGIPNNLLPYVAQVAVGRLAQLSVFGDDYDTPDGTGVRDYIHVVDLAKGHVKALNKLTDLPGCHAINLGTGNGTSVLEIVETFKAASGKDIPYQIVPRRAGDIATVFAEASKAKELLNWQTELDLSAMIADTWRWQSMNPNGYE from the coding sequence ATGAGTTTATTATTAACAGGTGGTATGGGGTACATTGGCAGTCACACGGTTGTTGAGCTGTTATCACGCGATCAAGACGTGGTGATTTTCGATAATTTGGCAAATGCCTCAGAAGCTGTGCTCACTCGAATCGAACAAATTACCAGTCGCAAACCACACTTTGTTAAAGGTGATATTTGCAGCCGTGAAGACCTCGAGCAAGTCTTTAGCAATTTTAACATTGAGGCGGTAATCCATTTTGCTGGCCTTAAAGCCGTTGGCGAGTCAACAGAAATACCACTTAGCTATTATCACAACAATGTCAGTGGCTCGGTAAACTTGTTTGAAGTGATGGCAAAACACCACTGTAAACGCTTGGTGTTTAGCTCGTCAGCAACAGTTTACGGTGAGCACAACCAATCGCCACTCGTTGAGACCATGCCGACATCAGCAACGAACCCCTATGGGCAAACCAAGCTGATGATTGAGCATATTCTGCAAGACTTAGCCAAAAGCGACCCGCAGTGGTCAATCGTGAATTTGCGCTACTTCAACCCGATAGGTGCCCACCAATCAGGGCTAATTGGCGAAAACCCCAAAGGTATTCCCAATAACTTATTGCCCTATGTCGCGCAAGTGGCGGTAGGGCGTTTAGCACAGCTAAGCGTGTTTGGTGATGATTACGATACGCCAGACGGCACAGGGGTAAGGGATTACATTCACGTTGTCGATTTAGCCAAGGGGCATGTTAAAGCGCTTAACAAGCTCACCGACTTACCGGGCTGTCACGCCATTAACCTTGGCACCGGTAATGGTACATCGGTACTTGAAATAGTCGAGACCTTTAAGGCCGCTAGCGGTAAAGACATTCCTTATCAAATCGTGCCGCGCAGAGCGGGTGATATCGCCACCGTGTTTGCTGAGGCGAGCAAAGCAAAAGAGCTGCTTAATTGGCAAACAGAGCTGGATTTAAGTGCCATGATAGCTGATACATGGCGTTGGCAATCAATGAATCCCAATGGGTATGAGTAA
- a CDS encoding DHH family phosphoesterase, giving the protein MHFDVFNGDADGILALVQLRLAEPKESTLVTGVKRDISLLAKLDVAQVTSVTALDISMEKNADGVAKLLAANKPVFYVDHHRAGDIPDNPNLQAIIDLDANTCTSLLVNEHLNHAHYLWAIAAAFGDNMNNAAVELAKQHSVSEQDQAFLQALGIYVNYNGYGRTVEDLHVAPAKLFKVLLQHTNPLDLRADTNSVFYQLEAAYQQDMSNAAQALCHHDNHIAKVIELPDQAWARRVSGVLGNDLANQSPDKAHAVLTQNGDDTFTVSLRAPLSNRQGADNICTQFATGGGRAAAAGINQLPQAQLPKFIDTLVAYYA; this is encoded by the coding sequence ATGCATTTTGATGTATTTAATGGCGATGCTGACGGAATTTTAGCGCTAGTGCAGCTTCGCTTGGCAGAGCCAAAAGAGAGCACTTTAGTGACTGGCGTTAAACGTGATATCTCGCTGTTGGCGAAACTGGACGTGGCGCAAGTAACGTCAGTTACCGCGCTTGATATTTCAATGGAAAAAAACGCTGACGGGGTAGCTAAACTGCTGGCGGCTAATAAACCTGTATTTTACGTTGATCATCACCGCGCTGGCGATATCCCAGATAATCCAAATCTGCAGGCTATTATTGATTTAGATGCCAATACGTGTACCAGTTTACTGGTGAATGAGCACCTAAACCACGCCCATTATTTATGGGCGATTGCCGCGGCCTTTGGTGACAATATGAATAACGCTGCGGTTGAGTTGGCTAAACAGCATAGCGTTAGCGAACAAGACCAAGCTTTTTTGCAGGCGCTTGGTATCTACGTGAATTACAATGGTTATGGCCGTACGGTTGAAGACTTACATGTCGCGCCAGCTAAACTCTTCAAAGTGTTGCTGCAGCACACCAATCCACTTGACCTTAGAGCAGATACAAATTCAGTGTTTTATCAACTCGAAGCGGCTTATCAGCAAGATATGAGCAATGCCGCACAAGCGCTTTGTCATCACGACAATCATATCGCCAAGGTCATAGAGCTGCCCGACCAGGCTTGGGCGAGGCGCGTTAGTGGTGTGCTTGGCAACGATTTAGCGAATCAGTCGCCGGATAAAGCACACGCTGTATTAACACAAAATGGCGATGATACGTTTACCGTAAGCTTGCGGGCACCGCTTAGTAATCGCCAAGGTGCAGATAATATCTGTACTCAGTTTGCAACTGGTGGTGGCCGAGCCGCAGCTGCTGGCATTAATCAGTTGCCGCAAGCGCAATTACCAAAATTTATCGATACGCTGGTCGCGTATTATGCTTAA
- a CDS encoding SLC13 family permease — protein sequence MTAMQWFVLAVFVATFLGLIRFQKVPERVFFASTLTCLLASIVSTQDILYNAVNPGLVTLLLLVFCSFSFERTSVLRKLSNILISGSKVKSTLRTLLSAAFASALMNNTAVVASLINTIKNNTLINPGKLLLPLSFVAILGGTLTLVGTSTNLLVNSMYIEQSGQPLQFFDFTLVGGTALVICFFVIALRAGSLPDIAEEALQTKEYLLEAEIAEDSSLIGKTVEENGLRNLDSIFLVEVVRKGRLISPVTPEEVLQPKDKLIFSGDITKVLTLQQFDGLTLFAEQDGLLRDNLTEVVIKPDSSVIGKSLKSAGFRARFDAAVVAIRREGETLSGKLGEITIQSGDFLVLAVGGDFSSRTNLSKNFYILSGHKPDNMLSGWRDKLTVAGFFITIGVSVFTSISLLKCLMFYVALLVFSGCLTINEIKRRFPLEIWMIVLSALTLANAMENSGLAAVMAENVERVLDGKSIYVAFVLIFVLSLLVTELVTNNAAAALIFPIAYNIALGLDASPLPFVMAVAFAASGSFISPYGYQTNVMVYNAGNYRLGDFVKFGIPVSLTYSLVVLVMIPLVFPF from the coding sequence ATGACAGCAATGCAATGGTTTGTGCTGGCTGTTTTCGTAGCTACCTTTTTAGGCCTAATCAGATTTCAAAAAGTACCTGAGCGGGTATTTTTTGCCTCTACTTTAACGTGCTTGCTGGCCTCTATTGTCTCTACGCAAGACATTTTGTATAACGCGGTCAACCCAGGTTTAGTGACCTTGCTGTTGCTTGTGTTTTGTTCGTTTTCTTTTGAGCGAACCAGCGTGCTGCGCAAACTTTCTAACATTTTAATTAGTGGTTCAAAAGTTAAATCGACTCTGCGTACGTTACTCAGTGCTGCATTTGCTTCGGCGCTAATGAATAACACCGCTGTTGTTGCAAGTTTAATTAATACCATAAAAAACAACACACTAATCAACCCTGGAAAATTGTTACTGCCATTGTCTTTTGTCGCCATTCTCGGTGGCACATTAACGCTTGTCGGGACATCGACGAATTTGCTGGTTAACAGTATGTACATCGAGCAAAGTGGCCAGCCACTGCAGTTTTTCGATTTCACCTTAGTTGGTGGCACCGCACTGGTTATTTGCTTCTTTGTCATCGCCCTTAGAGCGGGTTCATTGCCTGATATTGCCGAAGAAGCGCTGCAAACCAAAGAGTATTTGCTTGAAGCAGAAATTGCTGAAGACTCGAGTTTGATTGGCAAAACCGTTGAAGAAAATGGCTTGCGCAACCTGGATTCAATATTTTTGGTCGAAGTGGTCAGAAAAGGGCGCTTGATTTCACCGGTCACGCCGGAAGAAGTGCTTCAGCCGAAAGACAAACTGATCTTTAGTGGTGATATTACCAAAGTTTTGACACTGCAACAGTTTGATGGCCTTACGCTATTTGCCGAACAAGATGGCTTGCTACGAGACAACCTTACGGAAGTGGTGATTAAGCCGGACTCCTCTGTGATAGGTAAAAGCTTAAAAAGTGCAGGCTTTCGAGCGCGTTTCGATGCTGCCGTTGTCGCAATTCGTCGAGAAGGGGAAACCTTGTCGGGCAAGCTTGGTGAAATTACCATTCAGTCAGGGGATTTTCTCGTGCTTGCCGTTGGTGGTGACTTTAGTTCGCGTACTAACTTATCTAAAAACTTTTATATATTGTCTGGTCACAAACCCGACAACATGCTCTCGGGCTGGCGAGACAAACTCACCGTTGCTGGCTTTTTTATTACCATAGGTGTGTCTGTTTTTACCTCCATCTCGCTACTCAAATGTTTGATGTTTTATGTCGCGCTGCTGGTTTTCTCGGGTTGCCTGACAATTAACGAGATCAAACGTCGCTTTCCGCTGGAAATCTGGATGATAGTGCTAAGCGCATTAACGCTCGCCAATGCCATGGAAAACAGTGGCTTAGCGGCCGTTATGGCGGAAAACGTTGAGCGCGTGTTAGATGGCAAAAGTATCTATGTCGCCTTTGTGTTAATTTTCGTTTTATCGTTATTGGTTACCGAACTTGTCACCAATAATGCCGCCGCCGCGCTAATTTTTCCAATAGCTTACAATATTGCGCTGGGGCTGGATGCCAGTCCTCTGCCATTTGTGATGGCGGTAGCGTTCGCTGCTAGTGGCAGTTTTATTAGCCCCTATGGCTATCAAACGAATGTCATGGTATATAACGCGGGTAATTATCGCTTAGGGGATTTCGTTAAGTTCGGTATTCCTGTCTCGTTGACATATTCACTGGTGGTGTTAGTGATGATCCCACTTGTCTTCCCATTCTAG
- a CDS encoding EAL and HDOD domain-containing protein codes for MYFYAARQPILDKNKNLFAYELLFRDSIDNVFPEIDGDVATSKMVEASQFNMGIHEFTGNKPAFINFTLDTLSKGYPAMLTKEEVVVEILETIKPGKKLLALCQDLHQKGYTLALDDYIHQNVWAHFYPYIKIIKIDIQDTSFEQIKEIKQAIAKYPHIQLLAEKVETYEEYNQALELGFEYFQGYFFSKPEMVKTKNLSPSQIAMAELLYETSKPELDLASITSVFERDVTLSYKLLRYANSPIFRRRSEIATIKQALVILGSAELKRFIGLMFAANVNPDKPSELINLSMARAKFCELVATKVTPPLDNSIAFLTGLLSLIDAILDEDIETVLEKLPLSQEIKDTLLTKKGVMAALITLLELIERAEWDKTSLVMDKLQLDKEQTVEFYNQALAWADEQAQQVS; via the coding sequence ATGTATTTTTATGCAGCGCGTCAACCCATACTTGATAAAAACAAAAATCTCTTCGCCTACGAATTGTTATTTAGAGATAGCATAGATAACGTTTTCCCAGAAATTGATGGTGACGTAGCAACCAGTAAAATGGTTGAAGCTAGCCAATTTAACATGGGAATACACGAGTTCACGGGTAACAAGCCAGCTTTTATCAACTTTACACTAGATACCTTGAGCAAAGGCTACCCTGCCATGCTAACCAAGGAAGAAGTGGTTGTCGAAATTCTAGAAACCATTAAGCCGGGCAAAAAGCTGTTGGCGCTTTGCCAAGACCTTCACCAAAAGGGCTACACCTTAGCGTTAGATGACTATATCCATCAAAACGTGTGGGCGCATTTTTACCCTTATATCAAGATCATTAAAATTGATATTCAAGACACCTCTTTCGAGCAAATTAAAGAAATAAAACAAGCCATCGCTAAATATCCTCATATTCAGCTGTTGGCAGAGAAAGTAGAAACGTACGAAGAGTACAACCAAGCCCTGGAATTAGGTTTTGAATACTTTCAAGGGTACTTCTTTTCCAAGCCAGAAATGGTAAAAACCAAAAACTTGTCGCCATCACAAATTGCGATGGCTGAGCTTTTGTATGAAACTAGCAAACCAGAGCTTGATTTGGCGAGCATCACTTCGGTTTTTGAGCGTGATGTGACGCTTTCATACAAGCTATTGCGCTATGCTAACTCACCGATATTTAGACGCCGCAGTGAAATTGCGACAATCAAACAAGCCCTCGTCATTTTGGGCTCAGCGGAACTAAAACGTTTTATCGGTTTGATGTTTGCAGCCAATGTCAACCCAGACAAGCCGTCAGAGCTTATTAACTTATCCATGGCACGGGCAAAATTCTGTGAACTTGTCGCTACGAAGGTTACTCCGCCACTGGATAATTCAATCGCCTTCTTAACTGGCTTATTGTCGTTGATCGATGCGATCTTAGATGAAGATATAGAAACCGTACTCGAAAAACTGCCATTGTCACAAGAAATCAAAGACACCTTACTGACAAAGAAAGGGGTTATGGCGGCACTAATCACACTGCTAGAGCTGATTGAGCGAGCAGAATGGGACAAAACAAGCTTAGTGATGGATAAGCTTCAGCTCGATAAAGAGCAAACCGTTGAGTTTTATAACCAAGCACTTGCTTGGGCAGATGAACAAGCCCAGCAAGTCAGCTAA
- the galU gene encoding UTP--glucose-1-phosphate uridylyltransferase GalU, whose product MAAQIRKAVIPVAGLGTRMLPATKAIPKEMLPIVDKPLIQYIVNECVDAGIKEIILVTHSSKNAIENHFDKSFELETTLEMRVKRQLLEEVQAICPKDVTIMHVRQGEAKGLGHAVLKARPLVGDEPFVVVLPDVILDDSSANLETENLAAMLARYNESGHSQIMVEPVPMEKVSSYGVVDCGGAKLNAGDVAPMTAVVEKPPVQKAPSNLAVVGRYVLSAQIWDLLEFTPPGAGDEIQLTDAIASLMKVETVEAFHMTGKSHDCGSKFGYMKANVEYALRHPELKAQFSEFLAELNQQS is encoded by the coding sequence ATGGCAGCGCAAATTAGAAAAGCAGTAATTCCTGTCGCGGGCTTGGGCACTCGTATGTTACCCGCGACGAAGGCGATTCCCAAAGAGATGCTCCCCATCGTAGACAAACCTTTAATACAGTACATTGTCAACGAATGTGTTGATGCGGGTATTAAAGAAATAATTTTAGTCACTCACTCTTCAAAGAACGCCATTGAAAACCACTTCGATAAGTCTTTTGAGTTAGAGACAACACTGGAAATGCGTGTCAAACGTCAGTTGCTAGAAGAAGTGCAAGCGATTTGTCCGAAAGACGTAACCATTATGCACGTGCGTCAAGGGGAAGCTAAGGGGCTAGGTCATGCTGTTTTAAAAGCGAGACCATTAGTGGGCGATGAGCCATTTGTCGTGGTCTTACCGGATGTCATTCTCGACGACAGTAGCGCAAACCTTGAAACAGAAAATTTAGCAGCCATGCTTGCTCGCTACAACGAAAGTGGCCATAGCCAGATCATGGTTGAGCCTGTGCCGATGGAAAAAGTGAGTAGCTACGGTGTGGTCGATTGCGGCGGTGCTAAGCTTAACGCCGGAGATGTCGCACCAATGACCGCCGTGGTTGAAAAGCCACCAGTGCAAAAAGCGCCATCGAATTTAGCCGTGGTTGGCCGTTATGTTTTGTCAGCGCAAATTTGGGATCTACTTGAATTTACACCGCCGGGCGCGGGTGATGAAATTCAGCTGACCGATGCCATTGCCAGCTTGATGAAAGTGGAAACGGTGGAAGCATTTCACATGACGGGCAAGTCACACGACTGCGGTTCAAAATTTGGTTACATGAAAGCGAATGTGGAATATGCACTTCGCCACCCTGAACTCAAAGCACAATTTAGTGAGTTTCTTGCTGAACTTAACCAGCAAAGCTAA
- the cysC gene encoding adenylyl-sulfate kinase has product MKTENTVWHQQQVVKCQRAAQKKQRPCLLWYTGLSGSGKSTIANAVDALLFERGHHTYLLDGDNVRHGLNGDLGFSDTDRVENIRRISEVSKLFIDAGLIVSTAFISPFKADRAQARELLAAGEFIEVFIDTPIDICEQRDPKGLYKKARAGEIKDFTGIDSAYDIPQAPELHVKTSELDITQCAEQIVSYLADHGYLS; this is encoded by the coding sequence ATGAAAACAGAAAATACGGTCTGGCACCAACAACAAGTGGTTAAATGCCAACGTGCAGCGCAGAAAAAACAGCGCCCTTGTCTACTTTGGTACACGGGTCTAAGCGGATCAGGTAAATCAACAATTGCCAATGCGGTTGATGCCTTGTTATTTGAACGTGGTCATCATACCTATTTATTAGATGGCGACAATGTACGCCACGGCTTAAATGGCGATCTGGGCTTTAGCGATACCGATCGGGTTGAAAATATTCGCCGTATCAGCGAAGTAAGCAAATTGTTTATTGATGCTGGATTAATTGTTTCTACTGCGTTTATCTCACCCTTTAAAGCAGATCGCGCCCAAGCGCGCGAGCTGTTAGCGGCAGGGGAATTTATCGAAGTGTTTATCGATACGCCTATCGACATTTGTGAGCAGCGCGACCCCAAAGGCTTATACAAGAAAGCCCGAGCGGGCGAGATTAAAGACTTTACCGGTATCGATTCTGCCTACGACATTCCACAAGCGCCAGAATTACACGTTAAAACGTCGGAGCTGGATATAACGCAATGTGCCGAGCAAATTGTTAGCTACCTCGCTGACCATGGCTATTTGTCTTAA